One Solibacillus sp. R5-41 DNA segment encodes these proteins:
- a CDS encoding MerR family transcriptional regulator — protein MFSIGQFAKKTGLTVRALRFYSDKGLLEPCYISEAGHRYYNDESIVKVQKIMTLKYLDYSLEDIEVLFSKGEIGLIESLKFQRNQLEKKRKQLDNVIVNLDQAIAIGERSETIEPTLFLSVIHNLLKEDEQKEYLNQYLPKALVNKLYNYFGMNLIEMNHQYILLTHQLKKAFVEPIPDKYLQSLIEQYVMLIPQELAKEIAEALMEYELLEMDEWLFPSPFTQDEEAWFLEQAMRLGLYGGYDDE, from the coding sequence ATGTTTTCGATTGGGCAATTTGCGAAGAAAACAGGATTAACAGTTCGAGCTTTACGATTTTACTCAGATAAAGGGTTGCTTGAACCATGCTACATATCAGAAGCAGGGCATCGTTATTATAATGACGAAAGTATTGTAAAGGTGCAAAAAATAATGACATTAAAATATTTGGATTACTCACTTGAAGATATAGAGGTGTTATTTTCAAAAGGAGAAATAGGGTTAATTGAATCGTTGAAGTTTCAGCGCAACCAGTTAGAGAAAAAAAGAAAGCAACTTGATAATGTCATTGTTAATTTAGATCAGGCCATTGCAATTGGAGAGCGCAGTGAGACGATTGAACCCACGTTATTTTTGTCGGTCATTCATAATTTGCTGAAGGAAGATGAACAGAAGGAATATTTGAATCAGTATTTGCCGAAAGCGCTTGTTAATAAACTTTATAATTATTTTGGAATGAATTTAATTGAGATGAACCATCAATATATTTTGCTTACACATCAACTTAAGAAAGCTTTCGTGGAACCAATTCCAGATAAGTATTTACAGTCTTTAATTGAACAGTATGTCATGCTCATCCCGCAAGAACTCGCTAAGGAAATAGCAGAAGCACTAATGGAATATGAGCTGCTAGAGATGGATGAGTGGTTATTTCCATCACCATTTACCCAAGATGAAGAGGCATGGTTCCTAGAGCAAGCAATGCGTTTAGGATTATATGGAGGTTACGATGATGAATAG
- a CDS encoding GNAT family N-acetyltransferase, protein MEQEFPLLETERLVLREITIEDASSILNYLSDKEVMKYYGLEPFQSVNDALDEISWYQSIFSNKTGVRWGITVKDQQELVGSCGFLNVDAQHARADIGFELNQSFWGRGIASETLKPIITYGFKQLKLQRIQALIEPANIASQKLVERHGFVREGLLRSYEYTCGKFDDLYMYSLLKQDFEAITNK, encoded by the coding sequence ATGGAACAAGAGTTTCCATTGCTTGAAACAGAGCGGTTAGTTTTAAGAGAAATAACAATAGAAGACGCGTCAAGTATTTTAAATTATTTATCGGATAAAGAAGTGATGAAATACTATGGATTAGAACCATTTCAATCTGTGAACGATGCGTTAGATGAAATATCATGGTACCAATCTATATTTAGTAATAAAACAGGAGTTCGTTGGGGAATAACAGTAAAGGATCAGCAGGAATTGGTAGGAAGCTGTGGCTTTTTAAACGTGGATGCGCAACATGCGAGAGCCGATATTGGTTTTGAACTAAATCAATCTTTTTGGGGACGGGGCATTGCAAGTGAAACACTTAAACCAATCATTACATACGGGTTTAAACAATTAAAGCTACAAAGAATACAAGCGCTAATCGAGCCTGCCAATATCGCATCTCAAAAATTAGTGGAAAGGCATGGATTTGTAAGAGAAGGTTTGTTAAGAAGTTATGAATATACTTGCGGGAAGTTTGATGATCTGTATATGTATTCTTTGCTAAAGCAAGATTTTGAAGCAATAACTAATAAATAA
- a CDS encoding 5'-methylthioadenosine/S-adenosylhomocysteine nucleosidase, with translation MNRNFKLFTNIAILLLLLAGCSSNEGKSTELDKQQTKEQPIAVQGAMDVEVSEFLKAMGDYKEEKHGNFSFYIGEIEGIPVVVSQTEVGMVNAAASTTLLIEKYNPKVVINQGTAGGHDPDIHVFDTVIATEVINIGSFRSDRVEDGQGMKPENWIHMATELKDKNGETQNYSSLPSDPELVEAAKNVADKYKHGQVVEGVIGSGDWWNREIDRINWFHENFGTSGEEMEAFAVAQVTHLLDVPFLSLRTISNSEVTDDNIEDLEKAGHYGAEFTIEVVKEIAK, from the coding sequence ATGAACAGGAATTTTAAGTTATTTACGAACATTGCTATCTTACTTTTATTGTTAGCGGGATGTTCATCCAATGAAGGAAAGTCAACTGAATTAGACAAGCAACAGACAAAGGAACAACCAATTGCAGTTCAAGGAGCAATGGATGTTGAAGTTTCAGAGTTTTTAAAGGCAATGGGCGATTATAAAGAGGAGAAACACGGTAATTTCTCCTTTTATATAGGGGAAATTGAAGGTATTCCGGTTGTAGTATCCCAAACAGAAGTGGGAATGGTTAATGCAGCGGCATCAACAACTTTATTAATTGAAAAATATAATCCTAAAGTAGTAATCAATCAAGGAACAGCTGGAGGACATGATCCAGATATTCACGTATTCGATACAGTAATTGCTACAGAAGTAATTAATATCGGAAGCTTCCGCTCTGATCGTGTGGAAGATGGGCAAGGGATGAAACCAGAAAACTGGATTCATATGGCAACAGAGCTTAAGGATAAAAATGGAGAGACACAAAACTATTCATCATTACCAAGTGATCCTGAGCTTGTTGAAGCCGCGAAAAATGTAGCTGATAAATATAAACATGGGCAAGTTGTAGAGGGAGTTATCGGAAGTGGTGACTGGTGGAATCGAGAAATTGATCGCATCAATTGGTTCCACGAGAACTTTGGAACTAGCGGTGAAGAAATGGAAGCATTTGCTGTTGCTCAAGTTACTCATTTACTAGATGTTCCATTCCTTTCATTACGAACAATTTCTAACTCTGAAGTAACAGATGACAATATTGAAGACTTAGAGAAGGCCGGTCATTACGGTGCAGAATTTACAATCGAAGTTGTAAAGGAAATTGCAAAATAG
- a CDS encoding DMT family transporter, which yields MSSEKFFKHPLGVMFAATLASLLWGSAFPYIKLSYDELEIGKENWSEQLLFAGYRFVLAALLILLFMKLIRRKVGYQRGTLLKVSKIGLFQTFLQYAFFYYGMSMITGIQGAIIAGTTSFFQILIAHFMYRNDRVNLRKIIGIALGFGGVILANVTKGEMSLHMGVGEICLLLGLFFGAFGNVLSKNEAKELDVLYMTSWQMLLGGSALLAVGASFAGPFPFAFTWNAMLMLFYLAFLSATGFVLWNNIMKYNKVGSVSMYLFLTPVFGVVLSALMLGEVVHLMVLAALGLVVSGIVIVNQQKKNATHPSRKWFSRRAGYRQSRDESI from the coding sequence ATGTCTTCAGAGAAATTTTTCAAGCATCCTTTGGGAGTTATGTTCGCTGCAACATTAGCGTCATTACTGTGGGGGAGCGCTTTTCCATATATTAAACTTAGCTATGACGAACTGGAGATTGGCAAAGAAAATTGGTCCGAGCAGCTTTTGTTTGCAGGCTACCGCTTCGTCCTTGCCGCGCTGCTCATCCTATTGTTCATGAAATTAATACGTAGGAAGGTTGGATATCAGCGAGGGACGTTGCTCAAGGTCAGCAAAATTGGGCTTTTTCAAACCTTTCTTCAGTATGCCTTTTTTTATTACGGCATGAGTATGATCACAGGTATCCAAGGTGCGATTATCGCGGGGACGACCTCGTTTTTTCAGATATTGATTGCACATTTTATGTATAGAAACGACCGTGTTAATTTGAGAAAGATCATTGGTATTGCACTAGGCTTCGGGGGAGTAATTTTGGCTAACGTGACGAAAGGAGAGATGTCCCTTCATATGGGTGTTGGGGAAATCTGCTTGCTGCTTGGCTTGTTTTTCGGCGCGTTTGGTAATGTTCTTTCCAAAAACGAAGCGAAGGAGTTGGATGTCCTATACATGACGAGCTGGCAGATGTTGCTTGGCGGAAGCGCCTTGTTAGCTGTCGGTGCGTCTTTTGCAGGGCCTTTTCCGTTTGCGTTCACTTGGAATGCGATGCTGATGCTGTTCTATTTGGCGTTTCTGTCTGCCACAGGCTTTGTACTTTGGAATAATATTATGAAATACAACAAGGTCGGAAGCGTTTCGATGTATTTGTTCTTGACGCCGGTGTTTGGTGTGGTATTGTCAGCGTTGATGTTAGGTGAAGTTGTGCATCTAATGGTACTTGCAGCGCTGGGCTTGGTTGTATCGGGCATTGTGATCGTCAACCAACAGAAAAAGAACGCGACACATCCTTCAAGGAAATGGTTTAGTAGGCGTGCTGGATATCGACAGTCCCGTGATGAATCGATTTGA
- a CDS encoding ABC transporter ATP-binding protein — protein MNSSFKGIWRLVQNSKLSKRLMIGTLLLSIFETLIGLGVPLITMRMINDFSTIGFSLQAILLVGLFLIFQAVLGGVTFYMMRKLGERIVANLRSTVWGHVLRLKVPYFDEHESGETMSRITQDTNVIKALITDHFISFVSGLFAIVGAVVILIWIDWKMTLLMLVAVPLAIGVSLPLGQRMHKIAKVNQDELAKFSGHLGRVLTNIRLVKTAQTESFEQQNGEQKIQKLYLFGLKEARILAVLSPIMTLIMMIVLILLFGYGGAKVATGAISAGELVAIMIYLVQIIIPFTQMATFFTALQKAMGATERVQEILQQPIEAGGNAVITKNSASIVFDRVAFGYNDKPLLEEVSFEIPMGKTTAFVSASGGGKTTMFSLIERFYDTTSGEIRFGQQSIDQMDLAKWRGLFGYVTQESPLMNGTIRDNVTYGSGQVSEGEIESALKNANAWEFVKQLENGLATEVGEGGIKLSGGQRQRIAIARALLRDPAILLLDEATSNLDNDAEREVQKALEQVMQGRTTVIIAHRLSTIIHADQILVFEDGRVTGAGTHSELLQKHAYYQQLIQLMIH, from the coding sequence ATGAATAGCTCTTTTAAGGGAATTTGGCGGCTTGTGCAAAATAGTAAGCTTTCGAAAAGACTTATGATAGGGACGTTGCTACTAAGTATTTTTGAAACATTAATTGGGCTAGGTGTCCCGCTTATTACAATGCGTATGATTAATGATTTTTCAACGATAGGTTTTTCACTGCAAGCCATCTTGCTGGTTGGATTATTTCTTATTTTTCAAGCGGTACTGGGTGGCGTTACATTTTATATGATGCGTAAGTTAGGAGAGCGCATTGTAGCTAATTTACGTAGTACAGTGTGGGGGCATGTGCTACGTTTAAAGGTGCCTTATTTTGATGAGCATGAATCTGGGGAGACAATGAGCCGTATTACACAGGATACGAATGTAATTAAAGCACTCATTACAGATCATTTTATCAGCTTTGTATCAGGCTTATTTGCGATTGTCGGTGCGGTTGTCATTTTAATATGGATTGATTGGAAGATGACGTTACTAATGTTGGTGGCAGTGCCATTAGCAATTGGCGTCTCACTGCCACTCGGTCAACGCATGCATAAAATTGCAAAGGTAAATCAAGATGAGCTGGCAAAGTTTAGCGGACATTTAGGGCGTGTACTGACGAATATTCGTCTTGTTAAAACGGCGCAAACAGAAAGCTTTGAGCAACAAAATGGAGAACAAAAGATACAAAAATTATATTTATTTGGTCTGAAGGAAGCGCGTATTTTGGCAGTGTTATCACCAATAATGACGCTGATAATGATGATTGTGTTGATATTGTTATTTGGTTATGGTGGTGCAAAAGTAGCGACAGGTGCCATTTCAGCTGGAGAACTTGTCGCAATCATGATATACCTCGTGCAGATTATTATTCCGTTTACACAAATGGCGACATTTTTTACAGCCTTACAAAAGGCAATGGGCGCAACCGAGCGCGTGCAGGAAATTTTACAGCAACCGATTGAAGCAGGTGGTAATGCGGTCATAACAAAAAACAGTGCATCAATTGTGTTTGACCGAGTTGCTTTCGGTTACAATGATAAACCGCTTCTTGAGGAAGTATCGTTTGAAATCCCAATGGGCAAAACAACCGCTTTTGTAAGTGCGAGTGGTGGTGGGAAAACGACAATGTTTTCATTAATAGAGCGCTTTTACGATACGACAAGTGGAGAAATTCGTTTTGGGCAACAATCAATTGATCAAATGGATTTGGCAAAATGGCGCGGTTTGTTTGGATATGTAACACAGGAATCTCCTTTGATGAATGGGACGATTCGTGACAATGTAACGTATGGCAGTGGGCAAGTTTCAGAGGGAGAGATTGAGTCGGCGCTAAAAAACGCAAATGCATGGGAATTTGTGAAACAGTTGGAAAATGGATTGGCAACAGAGGTTGGTGAAGGTGGCATTAAGTTATCTGGTGGGCAGCGTCAGCGTATTGCCATTGCCCGCGCGTTGTTAAGGGATCCGGCCATTTTACTATTAGATGAAGCAACATCTAATTTAGATAATGATGCAGAACGAGAAGTACAAAAGGCACTAGAACAAGTGATGCAAGGGCGTACAACCGTAATTATTGCCCACCGATTGTCTACGATTATACATGCCGATCAAATTTTAGTGTTTGAAGACGGACGAGTGACCGGTGCTGGCACACATAGTGAATTGCTTCAAAAGCATGCCTATTATCAGCAATTGATTCAACTGATGATTCATTAA
- the queC gene encoding 7-cyano-7-deazaguanine synthase QueC, with product MIQDKALVVFSGGQDSTTCLFWAIEHFAQVEVVTFDYGQRHRLEIECAKEIANEIGINHHILDMSLLNQLTSNALTREEIKIEENSDGLPSTFVPGRNLLFLSFAGVLASQIGAKHIVTGVCETDFSGYPDCRDIFIKSLNVTLNLSMDRTFVIHTPLMWINKAQTWELADQLGVLEFVRERTLTCYNGIIANGCGECPACKLRKKGLEDYINAKSKFHDENI from the coding sequence ATGATTCAGGATAAAGCACTTGTTGTATTTAGTGGAGGACAAGATAGTACTACTTGTTTATTTTGGGCAATTGAACATTTTGCGCAAGTTGAGGTCGTGACTTTTGATTATGGTCAAAGGCATCGTCTTGAAATTGAATGTGCTAAAGAAATCGCAAATGAAATAGGTATCAATCATCATATTCTTGATATGTCCCTGCTGAATCAACTTACTTCGAATGCTTTAACACGTGAAGAAATAAAGATTGAAGAAAATAGTGATGGGCTACCTTCGACTTTTGTTCCTGGGCGTAATCTACTTTTTCTTTCATTTGCTGGTGTTTTAGCAAGTCAAATAGGAGCAAAGCATATAGTGACAGGCGTTTGTGAAACCGATTTTAGCGGCTATCCCGATTGTCGTGACATTTTTATCAAATCATTGAATGTAACATTAAATTTATCAATGGACCGTACCTTTGTCATTCATACACCATTGATGTGGATTAACAAAGCACAAACATGGGAGTTAGCAGATCAACTTGGCGTATTAGAGTTTGTGAGAGAAAGAACACTAACTTGCTATAACGGTATAATTGCAAATGGTTGTGGTGAATGTCCGGCTTGTAAGTTACGAAAAAAAGGGCTTGAGGATTATATAAACGCTAAAAGTAAATTTCACGATGAGAATATATAA
- a CDS encoding sodium:alanine symporter family protein, with the protein MDWFGSILAEVNTLLYSYVLIILLVGTGVFFTFKTKFMQFRLIPEMFKLITEAAPKDKSGKKGISSFQAFTISAASRIGTGNIAGVATAIALGGPGAIFWMWMIALIGAASALIESTLAQVYKVKDKSTGLFRGGPAYYMEQGLNKRWMGILFAVVITITYGFIFNAVQANTISIAFEDSFGTNRVVVGLIMAALTGIIVFGGLKRIVSFTQVVVPVMAILYIGLALIVVILNISELPNVFLLIIKSAFGLEEAFAGMLGAAIMNGIKRGLFSNEAGIGSAPNAAATAAVSHPVKQGLIQALGVFIDTLVVCTATAAIVLLGDAYLQSDATSVNLTQASLVGNLGDWAGIFLAVIVFMFAFSTVIGNYYYGESNISFIKESKMGLLVFRIFVVLFVMFGSIAKVQVVWDLADLFMGIMAIINLIAILQLWKVAKPVINDYLIQRKQGKDPVFYKKNVPNIGEVECWGEDEELEKNR; encoded by the coding sequence ATGGATTGGTTTGGCAGTATATTGGCAGAAGTAAACACATTGTTATATTCATATGTATTAATTATATTGTTAGTGGGAACGGGTGTATTTTTTACCTTTAAAACAAAGTTTATGCAATTTAGATTAATCCCAGAAATGTTTAAACTAATTACAGAAGCAGCGCCAAAAGATAAGTCAGGTAAAAAAGGTATATCTTCCTTTCAGGCATTTACAATATCTGCTGCTTCTCGTATTGGAACGGGTAATATAGCGGGTGTTGCGACGGCAATTGCTCTTGGTGGTCCTGGTGCGATATTTTGGATGTGGATGATTGCGCTAATTGGAGCGGCATCTGCACTAATTGAAAGTACATTAGCACAAGTTTATAAAGTGAAAGACAAAAGTACTGGATTGTTCCGTGGTGGCCCTGCCTATTATATGGAACAGGGATTAAATAAACGGTGGATGGGTATTCTTTTTGCCGTAGTTATTACAATTACTTACGGTTTTATTTTTAATGCAGTACAGGCAAATACGATTTCCATTGCTTTTGAAGATAGCTTTGGTACTAATCGAGTTGTTGTAGGTTTAATAATGGCTGCCTTAACAGGAATTATTGTCTTTGGTGGATTAAAGAGAATTGTAAGTTTTACTCAAGTAGTTGTTCCAGTTATGGCAATTTTGTATATTGGACTTGCGCTTATTGTTGTAATCTTAAATATTTCTGAACTTCCGAATGTATTTCTTCTAATTATTAAATCTGCTTTTGGATTGGAAGAAGCCTTTGCGGGAATGTTAGGGGCAGCAATAATGAATGGGATTAAACGTGGTTTATTCTCCAATGAAGCAGGGATAGGTTCTGCACCTAATGCTGCAGCAACAGCGGCTGTTTCTCACCCAGTAAAGCAAGGCTTGATTCAAGCACTAGGTGTATTTATTGATACATTAGTAGTTTGTACAGCAACTGCTGCTATTGTATTATTAGGTGATGCATATCTTCAATCTGACGCAACTTCTGTCAATTTAACTCAAGCCTCTTTAGTTGGAAATTTAGGTGACTGGGCAGGGATTTTCTTAGCAGTAATTGTATTTATGTTTGCTTTTAGTACGGTTATCGGTAATTACTATTATGGTGAATCGAATATTAGTTTTATTAAAGAGTCAAAGATGGGCTTATTAGTATTCCGTATATTTGTCGTACTTTTTGTTATGTTTGGTTCAATTGCAAAGGTACAAGTTGTATGGGATTTAGCGGATTTATTTATGGGTATTATGGCAATCATAAATTTAATTGCTATTCTGCAACTGTGGAAAGTGGCCAAACCAGTTATTAACGATTACTTAATCCAACGTAAGCAAGGCAAAGATCCAGTTTTCTATAAGAAAAACGTACCTAATATTGGCGAAGTTGAATGTTGGGGAGAAGATGAAGAATTAGAAAAAAACCGTTAA
- a CDS encoding DMT family transporter, whose translation MLKAYAWLTVCVMVWGSNFVFGKMLVQDFSPTLLTMLRLLFIVLFLLGIAVYKKHFKRLKKSDLLIVFLLGVIGVFINQWSFFVGLQTADPTTSALILATTPILTGVLAAIFLKETLTIRMLMGSIVAVFGIYFVVAKGDISSLHIDKGLFWIVLTMITFAIMIIMTRLLSHRIDPLTITLYSNVVGLIVSIPFVFTLDKPLQISTKMSDWLFLIGTAVVVHGIATLIWNQNIRHVDASKASILSNLEPFVAMVMGLILLFKPITGAEILGSLCIVGGVVLSTYQRKKLNSQSN comes from the coding sequence ATGTTAAAAGCATATGCTTGGCTAACTGTTTGTGTAATGGTATGGGGAAGCAATTTTGTATTTGGGAAGATGTTAGTTCAAGACTTTTCTCCAACACTATTAACAATGCTTAGACTTTTGTTTATTGTACTATTTTTACTTGGCATAGCTGTATACAAAAAACATTTTAAACGATTGAAAAAATCGGATTTACTCATAGTTTTCTTACTAGGGGTTATTGGTGTTTTTATTAACCAGTGGTCTTTTTTTGTCGGTTTACAAACTGCTGATCCAACGACGTCTGCATTAATTTTAGCAACTACTCCTATTTTAACGGGTGTATTAGCTGCCATCTTTTTAAAAGAAACATTAACAATCCGTATGTTGATGGGGTCTATTGTAGCGGTTTTTGGTATTTATTTTGTTGTTGCAAAAGGGGATATATCTTCTTTGCATATTGATAAAGGTCTATTTTGGATTGTTCTAACGATGATAACTTTCGCCATTATGATTATTATGACGAGACTACTTTCTCATAGAATCGATCCACTGACCATTACTTTATATTCTAATGTTGTAGGTTTAATTGTGTCGATTCCTTTTGTATTTACACTAGACAAGCCTTTACAAATAAGCACGAAGATGTCAGATTGGTTATTTCTAATTGGAACGGCTGTTGTTGTTCATGGTATCGCAACATTAATTTGGAATCAAAACATTAGACATGTGGATGCTTCAAAGGCTTCTATATTATCGAATTTAGAGCCTTTTGTCGCCATGGTAATGGGATTGATCTTGCTATTCAAACCAATAACCGGAGCAGAAATCTTAGGCTCACTATGTATTGTCGGAGGAGTAGTGCTATCTACGTATCAACGAAAAAAGTTAAATAGCCAGTCCAATTAA
- a CDS encoding VUT family protein: protein MRVLFYLLSIVIANVVTARFAPLEFGMFIVPMGTLFVGATFIFRDLVQNKYGRAKTYIFIFLALLLSGVVSFSLGDTLMIVAASAISFVIAETADTEIYTRLKLPMVWRVFYSGIVGGLLDSVIFVIVGLSPLGAGFIPWEAVPAAIVGQVVVKTVIQLLGALILKQGLAIKEKRLTGV, encoded by the coding sequence ATGAGAGTATTATTCTATTTATTGTCGATTGTAATTGCAAACGTGGTAACAGCAAGATTTGCACCGTTAGAGTTTGGAATGTTTATCGTTCCTATGGGGACACTTTTTGTTGGAGCAACCTTCATTTTTCGAGATCTTGTGCAAAATAAGTATGGTCGAGCAAAAACATATATTTTTATTTTCTTAGCGTTACTCTTATCTGGAGTAGTTTCGTTTTCACTTGGGGATACTTTGATGATTGTTGCAGCATCTGCAATATCGTTTGTCATTGCTGAAACAGCTGATACGGAAATCTATACACGCTTGAAGCTACCAATGGTTTGGAGAGTTTTCTACAGCGGAATTGTTGGCGGTCTTCTTGATTCTGTTATTTTTGTCATCGTTGGATTAAGCCCACTTGGAGCAGGATTTATACCGTGGGAAGCTGTACCGGCCGCTATTGTAGGCCAAGTAGTTGTGAAGACAGTCATTCAATTGCTAGGTGCTTTAATTTTAAAACAAGGATTGGCAATAAAAGAGAAGCGTCTAACGGGAGTATAA
- the queF gene encoding preQ(1) synthase: MTGRKPTEGLNDLTLLGNQNTQYATDYAPEVLESVESLHSNRDYFVKFNCPEFTSLCPITGQPDFATIYISYIPEKKLVESKSLKLYLFSFRNHGDFHEDCVNIIMNDLIKLLDPRYIEVWGKFTPRGGISIDPWCNYGRPETKYEEIANYRLMNHDLNPEKIDNR; encoded by the coding sequence ATGACTGGCCGCAAGCCTACTGAAGGATTAAATGATTTAACACTATTAGGGAATCAGAATACACAATATGCAACTGACTATGCACCTGAGGTATTAGAGTCAGTAGAAAGTTTGCATTCGAATCGTGATTATTTCGTGAAATTTAATTGTCCGGAGTTTACGAGTTTATGCCCAATTACAGGACAACCGGATTTTGCAACAATTTATATTTCATACATTCCAGAGAAAAAGTTAGTTGAAAGTAAATCATTAAAGCTTTACTTATTTAGCTTTAGAAACCATGGTGATTTCCACGAAGATTGCGTGAATATTATTATGAATGATTTAATCAAGCTACTAGATCCAAGATATATTGAGGTTTGGGGAAAATTCACGCCACGTGGTGGTATCTCGATTGATCCATGGTGCAACTATGGAAGACCAGAAACAAAATACGAAGAAATCGCAAATTACCGTTTAATGAATCATGATTTGAATCCAGAAAAGATTGATAATCGATAA